A single genomic interval of Spirosoma linguale DSM 74 harbors:
- a CDS encoding Thioredoxin-related protein-like protein (KEGG: dat:HRM2_42220 putative thioredoxin) yields the protein MNRLLLFFAAFVLLTISAFRTTLPTESAIITPPNETKHIKWLTIQEAYALTQKKPKKFVVDVYTDWCGWCKVMDRETFSKPAIVDYVNENFYAVRFNAEQTADVTLGKQTFKYISGGSRGVHELAAALLKNQMSYPTTVFLDEKFNLIQPIPGYLEPRTFHQIITYFGKNYHQKEPFDQYKTGSYKEFQSSLTAGR from the coding sequence ATGAATCGTCTGCTTCTTTTTTTCGCAGCTTTCGTTTTGCTCACGATCAGCGCGTTCCGAACCACATTGCCCACGGAGTCAGCCATAATTACCCCGCCTAACGAAACTAAACACATCAAATGGCTAACTATTCAGGAAGCGTACGCCCTGACGCAAAAAAAGCCGAAGAAATTTGTGGTAGACGTTTACACCGATTGGTGCGGCTGGTGTAAAGTAATGGATCGCGAAACCTTCTCGAAACCCGCTATTGTCGACTACGTAAACGAGAATTTCTACGCCGTCCGGTTCAACGCCGAGCAAACCGCCGATGTAACCCTGGGCAAACAAACCTTCAAGTACATCAGCGGTGGAAGCCGGGGTGTTCATGAACTGGCCGCTGCCTTACTGAAAAACCAGATGAGTTATCCGACGACGGTCTTTCTGGACGAAAAGTTTAATTTGATTCAGCCCATACCCGGCTACCTGGAGCCAAGAACATTCCACCAGATTATTACCTATTTTGGGAAGAACTACCACCAGAAAGAGCCATTCGATCAGTACAAAACAGGTTCATACAAAGAATTTCAATCGTCGCTGACGGCAGGTCGATAA
- a CDS encoding protein of unknown function DUF752 (PFAM: protein of unknown function DUF752~KEGG: swd:Swoo_4256 hypothetical protein) codes for MKADIRLMVTADGSHTAVNQVFDKPYHSIHGAYQESQRVYIELGLLPAFDIFPDTDLHIFEMGFGTGLNALLTAREAQIRQRRVFYSAVDAYPMAIDDARQLNYDAFFGTDYLPKLHESPWNEPVAVDTCLALTKYEGNLQDFHTTNRFHVIYFDAFAPTAQPELWEQDIFEKMARLLLPGGMLTTYCSRSYVQRNMRSAGLIVEKHSGPLHKRDVIRAVKMG; via the coding sequence ATGAAAGCAGATATTCGCCTGATGGTAACCGCCGATGGGTCGCACACCGCCGTTAATCAGGTGTTCGATAAGCCATACCATTCTATTCATGGTGCCTACCAGGAGTCGCAGCGCGTTTACATCGAGCTGGGTTTATTACCAGCCTTCGACATATTTCCCGATACCGATCTGCATATTTTCGAAATGGGCTTCGGCACAGGTTTGAACGCCTTACTGACGGCTCGTGAAGCCCAGATACGCCAACGACGGGTATTTTACTCCGCTGTCGACGCCTATCCAATGGCCATAGACGATGCCCGTCAGCTTAATTACGATGCCTTTTTTGGAACGGATTATTTACCCAAACTTCATGAATCCCCCTGGAATGAGCCGGTTGCTGTAGATACTTGCTTAGCGCTTACCAAGTACGAAGGGAATCTACAGGATTTCCATACCACCAATCGGTTTCATGTCATCTACTTTGATGCGTTTGCACCCACGGCCCAGCCTGAACTCTGGGAGCAGGATATCTTCGAAAAAATGGCCCGTTTATTGCTACCGGGAGGTATGTTAACGACCTACTGTTCGCGGAGTTACGTGCAGCGCAACATGCGATCTGCCGGGCTAATCGTGGAAAAACATTCCGGCCCTTTGCATAAGCGGGATGTTATTCGGGCGGTAAAAATGGGTTAA
- a CDS encoding conserved hypothetical protein (KEGG: pat:Patl_1102 hypothetical protein): MYKKVLSFLYLFLIIPFLLTAQPTSPTGASASIATFTNGMERNPGFMTYYWDAKKGKVWLEIASFDTEFLYYPTLAQGVGSNDIGLDRGRLGQEHVVKFQRTGPKVLLIEPNYAYRAITNDQLERRAVEESFAKSVHAGFDIVAEENGKVLVDLTPFLMQDAVGAVQAIARTKQGTFRFDPARSSMYLPRTKAFPQNTEFETIITLTGDNPGAYLREVVPTPSAVTMHQHHSFVQLPDANYKPRLFDPRIGYGGIEYFDYATPVSQPIMKRYISRHRLEKKDPSAAVSEAVKPIVYYLDPGTPEPIRSALMEGTAWWNQAFEAAGYKDAFQVKLLPADADPMDVRYNLVQWVHRSTRGWSYGGSIIDPRTGEIIKGKVTLGSLRVRQDYLIAQGLVGDFASAASPDSDPMLQMSLDRLRQLAAHEVGHTLGLPHNYIASTQNRASVMDYPTMVAKIKGASIDLSDAYAKGIGDYDKWSIRYGYEQFPAGTDEKQALQKVVTDMHKAGLTFLTDQDARPEGSSHPGTHLWDNGANAVDELKRVSDVRRIALANFSEKKIPVNAPMATLEEVFVPMYMFHRYQVESAAKVVGGQTYTNALRGDGQPVLSAVPAAEQKRAIDALMATIDPAFLAVPASVLAMIPPRPFRYDPNPREVFKRRTGITFDPMGPPEAAAGMTLRMLLNPERCARLASQQSIVNGTLPSLDQVIDQLITTTYRSSASYRQTLKDFTYTGAIRRMLQRKVLESLMQLAVDKDLDGAVRASAHEGIMRIKSQYAGKPSINLPARNSVSTEVSPGATSDYLYWLIAQYETNPSSIPVAATPAPPDGAPIDPGQEWLSPDCDWK, encoded by the coding sequence ATGTACAAAAAGGTACTCTCATTTCTTTATCTATTCCTGATTATCCCTTTCCTGCTTACGGCACAGCCGACGAGTCCGACTGGTGCATCAGCCAGCATTGCTACGTTTACCAATGGGATGGAACGTAACCCCGGTTTCATGACCTATTACTGGGATGCAAAAAAAGGAAAAGTGTGGCTCGAAATTGCGTCCTTCGACACCGAGTTTCTGTACTACCCAACGCTGGCGCAGGGCGTTGGATCCAACGATATCGGCCTCGACCGGGGCCGTCTGGGACAAGAACACGTTGTAAAATTTCAGCGGACAGGCCCTAAAGTGTTGTTGATCGAACCTAATTATGCCTACCGGGCTATTACAAACGATCAGCTCGAACGCCGGGCGGTCGAGGAATCGTTCGCTAAATCCGTTCATGCGGGCTTCGATATTGTGGCCGAAGAAAACGGTAAGGTATTAGTCGATCTGACGCCCTTCCTGATGCAGGATGCTGTAGGTGCGGTTCAGGCCATTGCCCGCACGAAACAGGGCACGTTCCGGTTCGACCCGGCCCGCAGTTCGATGTACCTCCCCCGTACGAAAGCCTTCCCACAAAATACCGAGTTTGAAACCATCATTACCCTCACCGGCGATAACCCCGGTGCTTACCTGCGCGAAGTAGTACCAACGCCCTCGGCTGTGACCATGCACCAGCACCATTCGTTCGTGCAGCTTCCGGATGCCAACTACAAGCCCCGGCTGTTCGATCCGCGCATCGGGTACGGCGGCATCGAGTATTTCGACTATGCCACGCCCGTAAGCCAGCCGATCATGAAACGGTATATTTCCCGGCACCGGCTGGAGAAAAAAGACCCGTCGGCCGCCGTTAGCGAAGCCGTAAAACCCATCGTGTATTACCTGGACCCCGGCACACCGGAACCCATTCGCTCGGCACTGATGGAAGGTACGGCATGGTGGAATCAGGCGTTTGAAGCGGCTGGGTACAAAGATGCGTTTCAGGTGAAGCTGCTGCCCGCCGATGCCGACCCCATGGACGTTCGGTATAATCTGGTGCAGTGGGTCCACCGCTCTACGCGGGGCTGGTCGTACGGCGGCAGCATCATTGACCCCCGTACCGGCGAAATCATCAAAGGAAAAGTTACGCTGGGCTCCTTACGGGTTCGGCAGGATTATTTGATCGCGCAGGGTCTGGTAGGTGATTTTGCCAGCGCGGCCAGTCCCGATTCGGACCCTATGCTTCAGATGTCGCTCGACCGCTTACGGCAACTGGCCGCGCACGAGGTAGGCCATACGCTGGGTTTACCGCACAATTACATTGCCAGCACCCAAAACCGGGCCTCGGTGATGGACTACCCAACGATGGTTGCCAAGATTAAAGGAGCCAGCATTGATTTGTCAGATGCCTATGCCAAAGGAATCGGCGACTACGACAAGTGGAGCATCCGCTACGGCTATGAGCAGTTTCCGGCCGGAACGGATGAGAAACAGGCATTGCAAAAAGTAGTAACTGACATGCACAAGGCCGGACTAACCTTCCTGACCGATCAGGACGCCCGCCCCGAAGGGTCGTCGCACCCCGGCACACACCTGTGGGACAACGGCGCCAATGCCGTCGACGAACTGAAGCGAGTTTCGGACGTTCGGCGGATAGCGCTGGCGAATTTCTCGGAAAAGAAAATTCCGGTCAATGCGCCCATGGCCACTTTGGAAGAAGTGTTCGTTCCCATGTACATGTTTCACCGGTATCAGGTTGAGTCGGCGGCTAAAGTGGTGGGCGGACAGACCTATACCAATGCCCTGCGGGGCGATGGTCAGCCGGTGCTGTCGGCCGTTCCGGCAGCCGAGCAGAAACGGGCGATCGATGCACTGATGGCCACCATCGACCCGGCTTTTCTGGCCGTTCCAGCGTCGGTATTGGCCATGATTCCTCCCCGCCCCTTCCGGTACGACCCCAATCCGCGGGAAGTTTTCAAACGCCGGACCGGTATTACGTTCGACCCAATGGGGCCACCTGAAGCTGCGGCTGGCATGACCCTTCGGATGTTATTGAACCCCGAACGCTGTGCCCGGTTAGCCAGTCAGCAGTCGATTGTCAATGGTACGTTGCCAAGCCTCGACCAGGTCATCGATCAGTTGATTACAACAACCTACCGCAGTAGTGCTTCTTACCGCCAGACACTCAAAGATTTTACATATACCGGTGCTATCCGTCGGATGCTGCAACGGAAAGTCCTGGAAAGTCTAATGCAGCTGGCCGTAGATAAAGACCTGGACGGTGCCGTACGGGCATCGGCTCACGAGGGGATCATGCGCATAAAAAGTCAATACGCGGGTAAACCATCCATCAATCTGCCCGCCCGAAACTCAGTTTCAACCGAAGTATCGCCGGGTGCCACGAGCGATTATTTATACTGGTTGATCGCCCAGTACGAAACCAATCCATCGTCTATCCCCGTGGCCGCTACACCCGCTCCGCCAGATGGGGCGCCCATTGACCCCGGTCAAGAATGGCTGTCGCCCGATTGTGACTGGAAATAG
- a CDS encoding transcriptional regulator, TetR family (PFAM: regulatory protein TetR~KEGG: rle:RL1217 TetR family transcriptional regulator) has translation MSVTDRRIRQKAEVRQRILDAARQIAREKDWNAVTIRSIADAIDYTPPIVYEHFENKEDVLLNIVKEGHLENRRVFDAILDMDLNPEEKIVRLSMRQWAFAHEQPEVYRLMHNPERMEQQRDMVREGMQEAKEKIESLFKAVSHDTEIIGEVIFSWFCLMQGYINLITSIQPQQGAKLLEDVHDPKMVALFKQPDQLFERAIRRFIRSL, from the coding sequence ATGAGTGTAACTGACCGTCGAATCAGGCAGAAAGCTGAGGTTCGGCAGCGAATACTGGACGCAGCCCGTCAGATTGCCCGCGAGAAAGACTGGAATGCCGTAACCATCCGAAGTATAGCCGACGCCATTGACTATACGCCCCCGATCGTGTACGAACATTTCGAGAACAAGGAAGATGTACTCCTGAATATTGTTAAGGAAGGACATCTCGAAAATCGTCGGGTGTTTGATGCGATTCTGGATATGGACTTAAACCCGGAAGAGAAGATTGTCCGGCTATCAATGCGCCAGTGGGCGTTTGCGCATGAACAGCCCGAAGTATATCGGCTGATGCACAACCCCGAACGCATGGAGCAGCAACGGGATATGGTTCGGGAAGGTATGCAGGAAGCCAAAGAGAAAATTGAAAGCCTTTTCAAAGCCGTCAGTCACGACACAGAGATCATCGGCGAAGTCATCTTCAGTTGGTTTTGTCTGATGCAGGGATACATTAACCTGATTACCAGCATCCAGCCGCAGCAGGGAGCTAAACTTCTTGAAGATGTACACGACCCGAAAATGGTAGCCCTCTTTAAACAACCAGACCAACTATTCGAGCGGGCCATCCGCCGATTTATCCGAAGCTTATAA
- a CDS encoding outer membrane efflux protein (PFAM: outer membrane efflux protein~KEGG: mxa:MXAN_6487 outer membrane efflux protein domain-containing protein): protein MKGMKQTTLMLLMLSVLATLTSAQTAPPGGFTLAQCVEYARANNPTIKIARVNEQISLAQTQQVIGRNLPQVGISGSVLDNVKIPVQLLPGEFFGQPGTFLPVQFGTQYSSTLTGRVDQKLFDPSFGLALKAAKISTQVQAQATLQAEQTQAYNIANAYYQTLVIDLQRRLTIRNLNSSDTLLQQEQVRLKNGTTREIDFGRIQLNRNNLQSQLEQANRSYEQAINQLKYQMGMPLNETLALQPLEIEKELQVNELPSADSRFFENRPDFRQLVLNTQLQDLNRQSNNRGYFPSLGLYGTYATNAQRQTFSFFDGSLPWFKSSTIGLTLNWTPFDGNQRKYRDRENRLNLETLRLQQILARESAQLSLSNAQVSYQNLVIDIQRERDNIELARKILSVTELEYREGIATSVTLIDAKDALTTAQNNLANRLISLYQARLDYENSQGTILQYVTQK, encoded by the coding sequence ATGAAAGGCATGAAGCAAACTACCCTGATGCTGCTGATGCTGAGCGTACTGGCTACGTTGACCAGCGCACAGACGGCACCCCCGGGAGGGTTTACGCTCGCCCAGTGCGTTGAGTATGCACGGGCCAATAATCCGACTATTAAAATAGCGCGGGTCAATGAGCAAATATCGCTCGCCCAGACACAGCAAGTTATCGGGCGAAATCTCCCACAGGTTGGGATATCCGGATCAGTGCTCGACAACGTCAAAATTCCAGTGCAGTTGTTGCCCGGCGAGTTCTTTGGTCAACCCGGCACCTTTTTGCCCGTTCAATTTGGTACCCAGTATAGCTCCACGCTAACAGGTCGGGTCGATCAGAAACTCTTCGATCCTTCTTTTGGACTGGCCCTGAAAGCGGCCAAAATTTCGACCCAGGTACAGGCACAGGCTACGCTACAGGCGGAACAAACCCAGGCTTACAACATTGCTAACGCCTATTACCAGACACTGGTCATTGATTTACAGCGACGCCTGACTATTCGTAACCTGAATTCGTCGGATACGCTGTTGCAGCAGGAACAGGTACGACTGAAGAACGGCACAACCCGCGAGATTGACTTTGGGCGTATCCAACTGAACCGAAACAACTTACAGTCGCAGCTGGAGCAGGCAAACCGAAGCTACGAGCAGGCTATCAACCAATTGAAATACCAGATGGGAATGCCTCTCAATGAAACGCTGGCCCTTCAGCCGCTGGAAATTGAAAAAGAGTTGCAGGTAAATGAGTTGCCCTCGGCCGACAGCCGCTTTTTCGAGAACCGGCCCGATTTCCGCCAGTTAGTTTTGAACACCCAGCTACAGGACCTTAATCGGCAGTCGAATAACCGGGGTTATTTTCCGTCATTGGGTCTTTACGGCACTTATGCGACCAACGCCCAGCGGCAAACGTTCAGCTTTTTCGACGGAAGTTTACCCTGGTTCAAAAGCTCGACCATAGGCCTAACCCTCAACTGGACACCGTTTGACGGGAACCAGCGTAAATATCGCGACCGGGAAAACCGGCTGAATCTGGAAACGCTGCGGCTCCAGCAGATTCTGGCGCGCGAGTCGGCGCAGTTGAGTTTGAGCAACGCACAGGTCAGTTACCAGAATCTGGTCATCGATATTCAGCGCGAACGCGATAACATCGAACTGGCCCGCAAAATTCTGTCCGTTACCGAACTCGAATACCGGGAAGGAATTGCGACATCCGTCACGCTGATTGATGCCAAAGATGCTCTGACTACGGCCCAGAACAATTTGGCCAATCGACTCATTAGTCTGTATCAGGCACGTTTAGATTACGAAAATTCACAGGGAACTATTCTTCAATACGTCACTCAAAAATAA
- a CDS encoding efflux transporter, RND family, MFP subunit (TIGRFAM: efflux transporter, RND family, MFP subunit~KEGG: shm:Shewmr7_1150 efflux transporter, RND family, MFP subunit), with translation MKRLLIIGAVAALIALIAFRLINNKKDIEAAKTSSVQFQTTPVVDVSPVSFERLDQSLSLLGTVAAQNEGDIIAETRGKLQSFKLVLGTYVKKGQQVGYVQDEVQGIVVQNNHTAVENAKREMERYERLLKGGAVTQETYQKYKDQYTTALLNEKQQQRVLGNGAVVAPISGYVYDKKVENGEYVAVGAVLASVINLQDLKLVVNVPEQAVYQLKLGDKARITAQAFPGVTFSGTVHYISPKGDALHNYPVELYLTNNSKNQLKAGTLANANFTFKQGIAGLFIPRRALVGGADSASVYVVQNNVARLRKIRLGYDNGDQYQVLEGLKQGEPVVVNGQLNLSNGAKVTVSAGAAAASKPDTSVAVNP, from the coding sequence ATGAAACGACTATTAATTATTGGAGCGGTAGCTGCCCTGATTGCGCTGATTGCTTTCCGATTGATCAACAACAAAAAAGATATTGAAGCGGCCAAAACCTCGTCCGTCCAATTTCAGACGACGCCCGTTGTCGATGTGTCGCCCGTTTCCTTTGAGCGTCTGGACCAAAGCCTATCGCTGTTGGGAACCGTAGCGGCCCAGAATGAAGGTGATATTATTGCCGAAACGCGGGGAAAACTCCAGAGCTTTAAACTGGTGCTGGGTACCTACGTCAAAAAAGGCCAGCAGGTGGGGTACGTTCAGGATGAAGTTCAGGGCATTGTGGTCCAGAACAATCACACGGCAGTCGAAAACGCCAAACGCGAAATGGAGCGTTACGAGCGTTTGCTTAAAGGCGGTGCCGTAACGCAGGAGACCTATCAGAAATACAAGGACCAATACACCACGGCGCTGCTCAACGAAAAGCAACAGCAACGGGTACTGGGCAATGGAGCCGTTGTTGCACCCATCAGCGGGTACGTGTATGATAAAAAGGTTGAAAACGGAGAGTACGTAGCCGTGGGTGCGGTGCTGGCATCGGTCATCAACCTTCAGGATTTGAAACTCGTCGTTAACGTGCCGGAGCAGGCCGTTTACCAGCTTAAACTCGGCGATAAAGCCCGTATTACGGCTCAGGCGTTTCCGGGTGTGACATTCTCCGGAACGGTGCATTACATCAGCCCGAAAGGCGATGCGCTGCACAACTACCCGGTTGAACTTTACCTGACAAACAACAGCAAAAACCAGCTTAAAGCAGGTACACTTGCCAACGCCAATTTCACCTTCAAACAGGGCATTGCCGGTTTGTTCATTCCGCGCCGGGCATTGGTTGGCGGTGCGGATAGCGCCAGCGTTTACGTGGTCCAGAACAACGTAGCCCGCTTACGCAAAATCCGACTTGGCTACGATAACGGCGACCAGTATCAGGTTCTGGAAGGACTGAAGCAGGGCGAACCCGTAGTGGTTAATGGTCAGCTGAATTTGAGTAACGGTGCTAAAGTAACGGTCAGCGCAGGCGCTGCCGCTGCGAGTAAACCAGACACGTCAGTAGCGGTTAATCCGTAA
- a CDS encoding acriflavin resistance protein (PFAM: acriflavin resistance protein~KEGG: afw:Anae109_2982 acriflavin resistance protein): MSVTEIAIKRPTLVVVAFTVLGLLGIISYKSLNYTLLPKFDAAVVTVITTYPGAAAGEVENSVTRKLEDAVSSLENLKNISSTSQEGLSVIQIELSASADPNQALQDAQRKVNAVLSQLPDEVESPTLQKFSTDDVPVIRMGVRANLEATKLYDLVDDQIRTQLTKVDGVGQVTLTGGREREIRISVDPNKLKLYNLSLAQVTQAVNSANLDYPTGRIETDQAQYAIRLAGKFTDINQIRNAALLTSTNGTQVTLQDVATVTDGVSDATTINRINGRESIGISIQKQTDANAVAISQQVRGILGSIEKKYANIGLKFEVTSDSSTYTLASAEGVIFDLEFAVVLVALVMLLFLHSIRNAFIVMVSVPASIISVFVPMYLLGFTLNLMTLMALSLVVGILVDDSIVVLENIYRHLEMGKDRRTASLDGRNEIGFTALAITMVDVVVFLPLVFVQGLIANIIREFSLVVVFSTLMSLVVSFTITPLLASRFAKETDLSGRSPGKRFLAWFERQFDSLKHGYARLLVWGLGHKRWVYLTAITLLIGSFGLVGGGFIGTTFFPQSDQGEFIVQIEGEPFNSLAETNRICQVIEKQLMQNKLVTKVNSNVGYSSSASGGGLGSTPYHKAEITVTIVPKGERKISIEQFAAQTKAEIMKTPGLNVKSAPVGITGGANAAPIQILLLGNSQQELQQAAAIVKQVVKSVSGTTDVELAVDDPKPELKVNLDRRQMAQYGVSVANVGATLQTAFSGNTDSKYRVGSRDYDIRVELNKFNRQSKDDVGNLTVPDAQGKLIEIRQIADLQLGTGATQLTRYNRVGSLFVNANVVGRPTGTVGTEIDNILKTKQLPGGVTYQLKGDLERQSDAFSSLGIALGLAITFVYLLMVALYNSYFRPFVVLFSIPMAIIGAFLALALAEQAISFFVMLGMIMLIGLVAKNAILLVDFANQQKEEGKSTVDALVEAGRERIRPILMTTIAMAIGLLPMALATGDGSESKNGLAWVIIGGLISSLLLTLVLVPTVYLTFENAFNGMRRLYGRITGKKDKPVPAKHAEV; the protein is encoded by the coding sequence ATGTCAGTAACTGAAATAGCCATTAAACGCCCAACGCTGGTTGTCGTGGCTTTTACGGTCCTGGGTCTGTTGGGTATTATCTCGTATAAAAGCCTAAACTATACCCTCCTGCCTAAATTCGATGCGGCCGTCGTGACCGTCATTACAACCTATCCCGGCGCAGCCGCCGGTGAGGTAGAGAATTCGGTGACCCGTAAACTCGAAGATGCGGTGTCGTCGCTGGAGAACCTGAAAAACATTAGCTCAACCAGTCAGGAAGGGCTTTCGGTGATTCAGATTGAGTTGAGCGCCAGCGCCGACCCGAACCAGGCGTTACAGGATGCCCAGCGAAAAGTCAACGCCGTCCTGTCGCAGCTACCCGACGAAGTGGAGTCGCCGACCCTGCAAAAATTCTCGACGGACGACGTTCCCGTTATTCGGATGGGGGTGCGCGCCAATCTGGAAGCGACCAAACTATATGACCTGGTCGATGACCAGATTCGGACGCAGCTTACGAAAGTTGACGGTGTGGGTCAGGTAACTCTGACGGGTGGTCGCGAGCGCGAAATCCGAATCAGTGTTGATCCCAATAAACTGAAGCTTTACAACCTTTCGCTGGCACAGGTAACGCAGGCCGTCAACTCGGCCAACCTCGATTACCCAACCGGTCGTATTGAAACCGATCAGGCGCAGTACGCGATTCGACTGGCCGGTAAGTTTACGGACATCAATCAAATCCGGAATGCCGCCCTGCTGACCTCAACGAATGGTACACAGGTAACGCTACAGGATGTAGCTACCGTGACTGATGGCGTTTCGGATGCAACGACCATCAACCGCATCAACGGGCGTGAGTCCATTGGTATCTCCATCCAGAAACAAACCGATGCCAACGCCGTGGCCATTAGCCAGCAGGTACGGGGCATTCTGGGCAGCATTGAGAAAAAATACGCCAACATCGGTCTGAAATTCGAAGTCACCAGCGACTCATCGACCTATACCCTCGCATCGGCCGAAGGAGTTATTTTCGACCTTGAGTTTGCCGTCGTGCTGGTGGCGCTGGTTATGCTGCTGTTCCTGCACAGTATTCGGAACGCGTTTATTGTGATGGTATCGGTACCGGCGTCGATTATTTCGGTGTTCGTGCCGATGTACCTGCTGGGCTTTACGCTCAACCTGATGACGCTGATGGCCCTGTCGCTGGTCGTTGGTATTCTGGTCGATGACTCGATTGTGGTGTTGGAAAACATTTACCGCCACCTCGAAATGGGCAAAGACCGGCGCACGGCCTCGCTCGATGGACGGAATGAAATTGGCTTTACGGCCCTCGCCATTACCATGGTTGACGTGGTGGTGTTCCTGCCGCTCGTTTTCGTACAGGGACTGATTGCGAACATCATCCGGGAATTTTCGCTGGTTGTCGTTTTCTCAACGCTAATGTCATTGGTGGTTTCGTTTACCATTACGCCCTTGCTGGCGTCGCGGTTTGCCAAAGAGACGGACCTCAGCGGTCGTAGTCCCGGCAAGCGGTTCCTGGCCTGGTTCGAGCGGCAATTTGACTCACTCAAACACGGCTACGCCCGCCTTCTGGTGTGGGGTTTAGGACATAAACGCTGGGTCTATCTCACGGCTATCACCTTGTTAATCGGGTCGTTTGGGCTTGTAGGCGGTGGTTTTATCGGTACCACCTTCTTCCCGCAGAGTGATCAGGGCGAATTTATCGTGCAGATTGAGGGCGAACCCTTCAACAGTCTGGCCGAAACCAACCGCATCTGTCAGGTCATCGAGAAGCAGTTAATGCAAAACAAGCTGGTGACCAAAGTCAACAGTAACGTTGGGTATTCCAGCTCGGCTTCGGGTGGTGGTCTTGGTTCCACACCTTACCACAAGGCCGAGATTACCGTTACCATCGTACCCAAAGGAGAGCGGAAGATCTCTATCGAACAGTTTGCCGCTCAGACGAAAGCCGAGATTATGAAAACGCCCGGCCTGAACGTAAAATCAGCCCCAGTGGGCATTACGGGTGGTGCCAACGCGGCCCCGATCCAGATTCTGTTGTTAGGCAATTCCCAGCAGGAATTGCAGCAGGCAGCCGCCATTGTGAAGCAGGTCGTGAAATCGGTAAGCGGTACAACAGATGTTGAGCTAGCCGTCGATGATCCGAAGCCCGAACTTAAAGTAAATCTGGATCGTCGCCAGATGGCCCAGTATGGTGTTTCGGTAGCCAATGTAGGCGCTACACTCCAAACGGCTTTCTCGGGGAATACAGACAGTAAATACCGGGTTGGCAGCCGCGATTATGACATTCGGGTAGAGCTGAATAAATTCAACCGTCAAAGCAAGGACGATGTTGGCAACCTGACCGTGCCGGATGCACAGGGCAAATTGATTGAAATTCGTCAGATTGCTGACCTGCAACTGGGTACGGGTGCTACGCAATTGACGCGTTACAACCGCGTAGGTTCATTATTTGTCAATGCCAACGTGGTTGGTCGTCCGACGGGTACGGTAGGTACCGAAATTGACAATATTCTTAAAACCAAGCAGTTGCCGGGTGGCGTAACCTACCAACTCAAAGGCGACCTGGAGCGGCAGTCGGATGCGTTTAGCAGCCTCGGTATTGCGCTGGGGCTAGCCATCACGTTTGTATATCTGCTGATGGTGGCGCTGTACAACTCGTATTTCCGGCCATTCGTTGTCCTGTTCTCCATCCCAATGGCCATCATCGGGGCCTTTCTGGCGCTGGCGCTGGCTGAGCAGGCCATTTCCTTCTTCGTTATGCTAGGCATGATCATGCTGATCGGTCTGGTAGCCAAGAACGCCATTCTGCTGGTCGACTTTGCCAACCAGCAGAAAGAAGAAGGTAAAAGTACCGTCGATGCCCTCGTAGAAGCGGGCCGCGAACGGATTCGTCCCATTCTAATGACAACCATTGCGATGGCCATTGGTCTGTTACCGATGGCACTGGCGACGGGCGACGGCTCAGAATCGAAGAACGGTCTGGCCTGGGTAATCATCGGTGGTCTGATCAGTTCGCTGTTACTGACGCTGGTTCTGGTACCTACCGTGTACCTGACGTTCGAAAATGCCTTTAACGGCATGCGTCGATTGTATGGCCGGATAACGGGTAAAAAAGACAAGCCCGTACCCGCAAAACATGCCGAAGTATAA